AGCTTTCTAGGTTTTTAGTTTACTTAAGCCTAGCTACTTACATTGCTATATCAACCCATCTACAGCAATTACCGATCAAAGAGCCACAAGAAAAAAATAAAAGCGTTGCAAAGCAACGCTTTTATTTTTTTCTTGGTTTGGATTTGAGCGCAAATCGTTGTAATCGCACAAATAAAATAGGATGGCTATAGCAATTGTCATAATGAGAACGCTTTTTGTTATTTCCATCGCCCTTGGCGATGGAAATAACAAAATCACGTCAGTTCGCTTTCGTCGTATGAAGCACGCCGCAAATGGCGATATCGAACTCACGTTAAAATCGGTTTTATATTGAGAATTGCTAGATCCAGATGACCGTACTTACCGAACCGTGACGATTAGTGACATAATGTACAGGAAAACTTAGGATAAAACTGATACTGCTATGTCAGAGGGAAAAGGATTTGGCTTTGGTTTAGGCAAAATGAAAGAAGCCTTCCAAAAAGCCCAGCAAATTCAAGAAGGCGCTAAAAAGCTGCAAGAAGAATTAGATGAATTACGTTTAACTGGTGAATCGGGTGGTGGTTTGGTAAAAATCACTCTAAGCGGCAACCAAGAACCTCAAAGTGTGGAAATCGCTCCTGAAGCTTTGAATGAAGGCGCAGAAGTTTTATCAGACTTGGTACTTGCAGCCCTCAAGGATGCTTATCAGCTTTCTACTGGCACAATGAAACAAAAAATGGAAGATCTCACTGGTGGCTTAGGTTTGCCCGCAGGTTTCTAAATTCTCAAGCAGTATTTTCGGTAGTCCTAAAAAGGAAATGATTTATGTGCGTAATGATAGACAGCGCGAAGCGCAGCCTATCATTACCTTTTTAGCATTACCGTATTTTCAATCAGTTTACTTTGTACACTGATTGAAAAAAAACTAAAGATTTTTATTTGATATTTTTATGATTAACAACCCCGCTTTGCGCGTTCAGCGCCGCAACCAACCCGCAGCACTCATCCCTACACAACAGGAAGTTTCTATTCTTGATTGGCTAGAGTCCACAGGGCGCTTAATTGCTAGAGAAGGTACTGAGTCGAGCTTAAAGTTTGATGATGAAGCTGAAGAATTAAGTGAATTGATGTTAGGCGATGACCCTAATTACATCGATGATGACGACGACGACAATGATGACGACGATATTGATTAGACATAAAAAATGCGGCTAGCCGCATTTTTTATGAGGTGATATGACCAAAAAACAAAAATTTCCGCATTTGATTGGGTCTAAATGGACGGCGATGCAAGAAACCTTCGGGTGGCGACATTTTGTGGTAGTCAATCGCAAAAATGAAGGAGATTTAGTTTTTGCAGAGATCAAAGCAGCTTGTGATGATTCTGTAAGGTTTTGGCTCAATGCTAAAGCTCTAAAGAGGCGATCGCTTTGGCTACCTGGTTGGAAAACATTACAGGAAATGTAAAATCCCCAAAGAAAGAGAGAGCGCAAAGCGCTCTCTCTTTCTTTTTAAGCTGTAGCTAGAGCTTTAATATTCATTAACTTTAGGAAGCGATCAAAGTTAAAGTGTTTTGCCATCATGTCGCAAATGCTTGTTACTTTCACTCCCTCATGCAAGCGTACTTGACCCAGACAGCCCTCGATAATACTGACCGTGCTAAGAGTGTCTTTGCTGACTGAGAGGATTGGCACACCTAATTCCATGGCTTTATGGGCGACATCATCACTAATAAAAGGACGACCTGTCAAAATTAAGCAGTTTGTTGATGTTTCTAGGGCTGCAAACTGGAGATCGATGCGGCTACTGCCAGTAATTACAGCTTTGTTAAAGGACTTGCGGAAATAGCTTTGAGCGGAGTTGACATCCATCGCCCCAATTTTGAGTTCCTCAACCATGATTTTGCCTAAATCAATATTTTCAGGACGGCAGAGGACGTTTGCCCCCAGTTGCTCGATAATTTCCGCGACGCTGACACTTCGCAAAGTGCGATTCTCTGGCATGAGCGCAAATACGGGAATGCCTTGATTTTCAAGATAAGGGTGGAGAATCTCCAACGATGTTTCATACTGCTCATCAGGAATGTCATTGATCACCACTCCTAATAGGCGATCGCCAAAGCGTCGTTTTGCCATCAAGATATGGTCAACCACTAACAACGAGCCAAATCGCATGACTAACAAAATAGGCGCTTCGAGTTGATCAGCCATTTCCTCTAGGGAAAGCCCAAAGATCGCGCCTTCAGCCGTATTAGCAGGGGCTTCTAAAAGTACGAGATCGCCTTCAATTAATTTTTTATACTCATCCAACTTAGTGCTGTAATCAGATGTATCTTCACCAGATAGGCGATGTTGGAGGGCAGATCTGTCGAGATTCAGTAGAGTGGGTCGCAAAAGGGATTGCGGCAAATTTAGCGCTTGCTTAATAAATTCCACATCAGCTTCAGTGCGTTCGGCTGATTCGGGTAATTCTTTGGTCGTAAAAGTACCTATTGGCTTACCATAGCCAATCTTGTAACCTTTAGCTTGCAAGTTATATGTTAATCCCAAAATTGTTGCTGATTTTCCACTGCCTGATCGGGTGGAACCAATCAGCAAATGCTTAGCCTGTGGCACGTCTTGCCCTCTAAAAAATGATTACAAACTTTACTGGATTGTATTAAAGCCTACATCCTGTTTGGCTATTGTAACTGATGGACTGTTACGGATACTTTTTGATATTGACAGTTATGCATGAAGATTATGCAATATATCGATAAGTACTCAAAATCTATTTTATCGATATATTGCATCACTGATTTGACAAGCATCAAATATTTCCTTGGGATCATGTACTCGTAAGATATCTGCGCCCCCTGCAATACAGGCTGTACAGGCGGCAATGGTTCCAAATAAGCGATCTTTAGGATCGGGGCGATCGCAAAGTTTACCAATAAAACTTTTACGTGATACTCCCATTAACAAGGGTGCGCCAATTTCTTGAAAGGTTGGCAAATTTCTTAAAAGTTGAAGATTATGTTCAGTAGTTTTACCAAAACCAATTCCTAGATCGATCGCAATTAAATCTTTTGGGATGCCACAAGCTTTGGCGACCAAAATCGCATCGGCAAGAAATTGCTTCACATCCTTTACCACATCGCGATATTTAGGATTTTCTTGCATCGTGCGTGGTTCTCCTTGCATATGCATCAAAAAAATTGGTATTTGCAGCTTTCCTACGAGAGGTAACATTTCAGAATCAAATCTGCCTGCGGACACATCGTTGAGCATATCTGCCCCTACGGCGATCGCGGCTTTAGCGACACTTGCCTTGACTGTATCAACGGAGATGGGTAATTGGGGATATT
This genomic stretch from Pseudanabaena galeata CCNP1313 harbors:
- a CDS encoding YbaB/EbfC family nucleoid-associated protein; translated protein: MSEGKGFGFGLGKMKEAFQKAQQIQEGAKKLQEELDELRLTGESGGGLVKITLSGNQEPQSVEIAPEALNEGAEVLSDLVLAALKDAYQLSTGTMKQKMEDLTGGLGLPAGF
- a CDS encoding DUF3134 domain-containing protein, with product MINNPALRVQRRNQPAALIPTQQEVSILDWLESTGRLIAREGTESSLKFDDEAEELSELMLGDDPNYIDDDDDDNDDDDID
- a CDS encoding TIGR02450 family Trp-rich protein — its product is MTKKQKFPHLIGSKWTAMQETFGWRHFVVVNRKNEGDLVFAEIKAACDDSVRFWLNAKALKRRSLWLPGWKTLQEM
- a CDS encoding phosphotransacetylase family protein, translated to MPQAKHLLIGSTRSGSGKSATILGLTYNLQAKGYKIGYGKPIGTFTTKELPESAERTEADVEFIKQALNLPQSLLRPTLLNLDRSALQHRLSGEDTSDYSTKLDEYKKLIEGDLVLLEAPANTAEGAIFGLSLEEMADQLEAPILLVMRFGSLLVVDHILMAKRRFGDRLLGVVINDIPDEQYETSLEILHPYLENQGIPVFALMPENRTLRSVSVAEIIEQLGANVLCRPENIDLGKIMVEELKIGAMDVNSAQSYFRKSFNKAVITGSSRIDLQFAALETSTNCLILTGRPFISDDVAHKAMELGVPILSVSKDTLSTVSIIEGCLGQVRLHEGVKVTSICDMMAKHFNFDRFLKLMNIKALATA
- the folP gene encoding dihydropteroate synthase, translated to MNPSTSKTANSTKLTNWVIRDRQFIWGDRTYLMGILNVTPDSFSDGGQYNSRDAALKQVAQMLPYIDILDIGGESTRPNAQPVSAEEENDRILPIIEAVRAEYPQLPISVDTVKASVAKAAIAVGADMLNDVSAGRFDSEMLPLVGKLQIPIFLMHMQGEPRTMQENPKYRDVVKDVKQFLADAILVAKACGIPKDLIAIDLGIGFGKTTEHNLQLLRNLPTFQEIGAPLLMGVSRKSFIGKLCDRPDPKDRLFGTIAACTACIAGGADILRVHDPKEIFDACQISDAIYR